A part of Winslowiella toletana genomic DNA contains:
- a CDS encoding amidase, with the protein MSLTEKTDLGEMTAAELSALFASGKASPVEAAQAALDRIERFNPQVNAFAYVVPELALAEAKASEARWQKDQQLSPLDGAPTTIKELTPVKGIPWRRGSALGSTQPSEKEFLIMQRLRAAGVTILGTTASPEFGWKGVTHGPAFGNTLNPWRTDRASGGSSGGAAVAAALNMGVLHEGSDGAGSIRIPASFCGIFGIKPTYGWIPADTVTPLMELAHRGPLTRTVEDAALFLNATTGPTASARYGSCPDQVPDWVAAIKNASVKGMRIGYSRNLGFASVQPDVAAAVERAARRLSEMGAIVEEVDPGFSDPQDAMLALWYAAEAYTLEQLKLTAQQKSLMDPGLLTICEKAKALGTRDYIAAEQVRADLKVTMAQFHEKYDALMLPTMPLTAFEAGVDFPGGEEGKDWSDWSPFTYPFNMTGQPAVSVSCGFDQSGLPVGLQFVGARYRDDIVLKLAAAYQAAWPEAFISTPLHQ; encoded by the coding sequence ATGAGTCTCACCGAAAAAACCGATCTGGGTGAAATGACCGCCGCCGAACTGTCGGCACTGTTTGCCAGTGGCAAAGCCTCGCCAGTAGAGGCCGCACAGGCCGCGCTCGATCGTATAGAGCGTTTTAACCCGCAGGTTAATGCTTTTGCATATGTGGTGCCGGAGCTGGCGCTGGCAGAGGCAAAAGCGTCCGAAGCGCGCTGGCAGAAAGACCAGCAGTTAAGCCCGCTGGATGGCGCGCCGACCACCATTAAAGAGTTAACCCCGGTGAAGGGCATTCCGTGGCGTCGTGGTTCGGCGCTGGGTTCGACGCAGCCGTCGGAGAAAGAGTTCCTGATTATGCAGCGCCTGCGCGCTGCCGGGGTCACGATCCTTGGCACCACCGCCTCACCGGAATTTGGCTGGAAGGGTGTTACTCATGGTCCGGCGTTTGGTAATACCCTCAACCCATGGCGTACCGATCGCGCCTCCGGCGGCTCTTCCGGCGGCGCGGCGGTGGCGGCGGCGCTGAATATGGGGGTGCTGCACGAAGGCTCCGACGGCGCAGGTTCGATCCGCATTCCGGCTTCGTTCTGCGGCATCTTTGGCATTAAACCGACCTACGGCTGGATCCCGGCGGATACCGTTACGCCACTGATGGAGCTGGCGCACCGCGGGCCGTTAACCCGTACCGTTGAAGATGCGGCGCTGTTTCTTAATGCTACCACCGGGCCGACGGCGTCAGCCCGTTATGGCTCCTGTCCTGATCAGGTACCCGACTGGGTAGCGGCAATTAAAAACGCCTCGGTAAAAGGCATGCGCATCGGCTACAGCCGCAATCTCGGTTTTGCCAGCGTACAGCCGGATGTGGCTGCGGCAGTGGAACGCGCCGCGCGCCGGTTAAGTGAGATGGGGGCGATTGTTGAAGAGGTCGATCCGGGCTTTAGCGATCCGCAGGATGCAATGCTGGCGCTATGGTATGCCGCCGAGGCTTATACCCTGGAGCAGCTGAAGCTGACGGCGCAGCAGAAAAGCCTGATGGATCCGGGGTTGCTGACCATTTGTGAAAAGGCGAAGGCGCTGGGTACTCGTGACTATATTGCCGCCGAACAGGTGCGCGCCGATCTGAAAGTGACTATGGCGCAGTTCCATGAAAAATATGACGCGCTGATGCTGCCGACCATGCCGCTGACCGCCTTCGAAGCGGGAGTGGATTTCCCGGGCGGCGAGGAAGGTAAAGACTGGTCTGACTGGTCGCCGTTTACCTATCCTTTTAATATGACCGGACAACCCGCGGTCTCCGTCTCCTGCGGTTTCGACCAGTCCGGTTTGCCGGTTGGCCTGCAATTTGTCGGCGCCCGTTATCGTGACGATATTGTACTGAAGCTGGCCGCTGCGTATCAGGCAGCCTGGCCTGAAGCTTTTATCAGTACGCCACTGCACCAATAA